The following proteins are co-located in the Hevea brasiliensis isolate MT/VB/25A 57/8 chromosome 11, ASM3005281v1, whole genome shotgun sequence genome:
- the LOC131170327 gene encoding protein MALE DISCOVERER 2-like translates to MLSRVNQYFVNLIGYCEEDKPSNRMMVFKYAPSGTLFEHLHDSSAHSTLPPLVDVETNVYCFGILLLEIISGKLKYSKEQGSLEKLAAEYLNSKRSISYLIDPTLKSFKKNGLDLICEIIQECIQPDPRQKPTMKDITSKLREVIAISPDQATPRLSPLWWAELEILSVEPT, encoded by the exons atgttatctcGAGTTAACCAGTACTTTGTCAATCTCATTGGCTACTGTGAGGAGGATAAACCTTCCAATAGGATGATGGTATTTAAATACGCTCCTAGTGGAACCCTTTTTGAGCATCTGCATG ATTCCTCAGCGCATTCTACATTACCACCTTTGGTTGATGTAGAGACAAATGTCTATTGTTTTGGGATTTtgttgctagaaatcatttctggaAAGCTCAAATACTCGAAAGAACAAGGGTCCCTCGAAAAATTG GCCGCTGAATATTTGAATAGCAAACGTAGTATCAGTTACCTGATTGACCCAACCCTCAAGTCTTTCAAAAAGAATGGGCTTGACCTCATATGTGAGATTATCCAAGAGTGCATACAACCAGATCCAAGGCAAAAACCAACAATGAAGGATATCACTTCCAAGTTGAGGGAAGTGATTGCTATCTCACCTGATCAAGCAACTCCAAGACTTTCTCCTCTTTGGTGGGCTGAACTTGAAATATTATCTGTCGAGCCGACTTAA